The Centroberyx gerrardi isolate f3 chromosome 8, fCenGer3.hap1.cur.20231027, whole genome shotgun sequence genomic sequence cggaTCAAGAATTTCCTAAATATGAGGCAGCTGCATCAGCCTGTTTGTGGAGTGTGTTGGGTGGATGCAGTGTTCTGGAGTAAACCTATCACTATGACAACTGTCCGCTGCATCTTCTCTACATTCATTCTTTTTGCACTATCTGGCCTCTCCTTTTGTGTGACCTTGAATTACATGGACATGAGGACAAGGACAAGCTGTTTGAAAAGCATGATTCACTGCATTACATAACAGTGGTGTCATGGAAGAACCTTGCTTCTTCAGCGTTTTGAGAATGAAAAAGAGTTAGAATGAGTGAGAATTATTGAAAGTCTTCGGTTACCTTTTTGACAAAACAGCACTTAAATGTTATAAGTCACACTCTTCCCACTGAACTGCTCTCTTGTCTTTCAAAAATGACTGTTCCTTGAACCTATTTTATTGAATGTTTTGACCCAATGACACATACTCTTTCTTGCTAGTGCAATAGCTAGACAGATGAACTAGACTATAACCTATAGACTAAACATACTTTCTTAAACAAGCCCTTGGAATCTCTTTCTCATTCAGTTATGAATCAAAACATCTGTCTCTTTAGGACCTCTAAGGCCTTGAAGTAGTCTTTTCTTAAAATGTGCCCTTGTTGCTTTGAAAGGTGCTTTCCTTCTTCGCAGATAGAACATTTATATACGCTATAAGTAGTGCAAGTACAGTGAAAGTCATGACAAACATTCTTGTCAGACATGATGACCTTAGCCCATGATGACGCCTCTGTCAGGACGTCACAAAGTACTGAGTTCCAGCCCTCCATGATCATTATAAAGGGAGATGCTGGGTCAAGAGAGAGGCTCAGTGTTACTGAGGGGGGACTGAGGTGGGAGAGCACAGGACAGGAAGCTTATCTGGGTCAGCTAAGCACCATGGGAAGCTGGCACGTCTACCTTTTTCATACACTACTGTGTGCTGCTGGACTCTTTCACAGCTTTGGCGTCATGCAACCAGAGGACTTCAAAACAAGATATTTAACTTATTTTACTTCGACAGAGGACAGCAATGAAAAGCAACTGGTGAGTTTGGGCTGCAAAAACATAAATACTGCTTTGAAGGTTGTTGCAATAATTATTGATGTAAACACTGGTCAGATTTCAATAATTTCTctacacaaaataaaagtcaaattGATAGGATCAGTGTTGATGGTATAATAATTTTCCGGTGGTGATTTTATAATTGTTTATATAATAAATGACATGTAATATTCCCAGTTAATGATCTGCTAATTATAATCTGGTATGCTGGTGGTAATTTTATAATTATTTGGATAATACAGAGCATTTAATATTTCCAGATCAGTGATTTACATGGGGTTTTGGAAAGGCTGAAGAACAACCAGTTTCCAGCCCTTGGGAAAAAGCATAGTTATCTGCCTATGGtaagtgatgcattttttttaaatcaactaACAGCTACATAAAACCAGTTAACCTCATTGAGTTAATATCTTTCAAAAGAGACGTGGCAGCTTGTGTTTACTCTGTCAACAATAATAAACTATTTGCTGTAAAAAGGCAAGTCTAAGGCTAGGCCATCATTCATCGTTGTCCAATAACAGACCATAACATGGTTGCCTGTCCCTGCAGTGTGACCCAGGAGACCAGTGTGCACTGAGGAAAGGCTCCAGGATCGGAAAACTGTGTGACTGCTCCCTTCCAAGAACATGCAACTCTTTTCTACACCGTTGTTtgtgatgctctctctctctcttcctctctctctctactctgtgTACATAGTCATgtctaacaaacaaaaaaaacaacaacagtgtaacagtgaAAATATCTTTGATAATGCTTGTGACGTACTTTGATTGCACTGTTATGAAGTATTCCATTGTGCccccttttttatttatcttttctaTCTGACAACCAACTGTAATAGTCACCATGTTTTGAATCTAGTGCTGGCTGCTACACAATTAAATGTGTTTTGCCTCATTTCTCAGGAATATCAAtgctgggtgtgtgtctgtgtctgtgcccCCTGACCTGTACGCTAGGTGCTTGCTTGGTCCACAGAGACAGCGTCTTGTCTTTCGGTGTGGCTACGAACATGACAGGCAGGGACTCCCTGGAGGCCATGAAGTCATTCTTGATCTCGGTGTAGTCCGCAGCTACACGTGACAGACAGGAAGGGGGTAACAACAATTAAACTTGCCACTGAAACTGCGATACATAGCAGCAGGATGTTAAAGCATTTCTGGAGTGTATACAGAATGGGGTCTacgtttgtttgtgtgacacagagagaaaatgtgcgtgtgtgtacgtgcgtgtgcgtgtactCGCCTGTGAGCTGGTTGTTGAGGTTGACTACCAGGGGGTTGTTCCTCCAGTCAAAGGAAGAGAGCAGATGGAGGAAGCGAAGGAAGCCCACCTGAGGAGAactgaggaagacagaggaagagcacTAGTAAAAACTCATTCGCATGACCTACTGAAAGAACAAAGGGAGGTGAAAGAAATTCATATGGACCGATGAGACAGATGGGGTGGAGAGATTACTAGAAAGTGGGACTGATAGATAGTTACCCAGGAGGAGTGAAGGGTGCAGGCTGCAGGAAGAGCGACGCCACCAGCAGGTCTGCTGTGTCCTCTGGAATGTCTTCGCTAAAGAGCTGGGCCCCCAGCCAACGCTTGGCCAGGCGACACACTGCCCCGAAACAcgggtgctgctgctggagcctgTCGAGCACAACACAGAGACGAAACGTAAGAACGAAGAAGCAAAAAGAGCGCGGAAGTGAACGATGCAGGAAAAGTGGTAagtaaaataaagaagaaagtgacaaataaataaagtggTGGACAAGGGGAAAGTAGGACAAAAGGTTAACGAGATGAAAGTGAATATTCCAGAAATTACATAACCAGTGGGAACTGTgcgagctcacacacacacacagatatgattttgtgttgctgtgttaaCCGTACCCATGCAACGTGCTGGTCAGTAGAGGCCTGTGTATGGTGGCCATCTCCAGAGCCTGAGCCTCCTCGTTGTCCCTGACGACCAGCAGCCCCTCAGCATTCACACTCTCCCTCAGCACCTGGGGCTCACGATGGTACGCTACCTGGATACGGAACGCCAAGCCGtcctggatacacacacaggggcacATAAATAAACGTGAATATATATCAActtcaatgaaaaaaataatgctgTGCCAAGAACTTGTGCTGACATGCTACAAGCTTCTACTGAGATGCCAAAAActtgtttcattttatctccatcacaatcatttacatttacatttacacacacacatgcagaaatatACCTTCCAGACGTCCAGGTGTGTGGGGCAGGGCCTGCAGGTGTAGTGGTGGTGCTTACTGAGCAGCTGTCCCAGGCTGATGTGGAAGGCAGCTCGGATGTGGCGGATGGCGACGCGGTCGTGGGGCCACTTCCCACTGCCCTCCATGTGACAGATCACTACAACAGGACGGTTACAAGTATATTGGTATACAGCATGAGAGTTTGTAAAGTTAAATGTCTTTGGCTAGGTGAGCTTCTTTTAAAGCGGGTGTAGTTTCCTGCTTGAAGACATCAGTTTCCCCCCCATCAGTTTCCCCCCCGTTGTGGTTGCATTAGCCAGAGGGCATCAGAGAATGAGACAAGCTTATGCAGAGATAGCGAGCACAACTGGCCACACACATACTTGGGATACTTTTGATAGTTTTGGGGACTAGccgaaggagaggaaaaaagctGAGGTAAATATTCTCTCATGGAGTGGGAATCAGCAGTAAACAACTGCATTAGTAGTTAAAAAGCCTTGTTGCTGTATACAAATCTAGTTGCAGACGACAAAGAGATTAATGGCTGAGGCCAGAATACAGAGAGATACAAGAGTCGATATTAGATTAAATAGAGGCATGAATAATTTTCTCCAAGGCTGAAATGACTCCAAGGCTGAAATGACTTAATTTTAGATATATTTTTCCAACTGGTAAAAACAAGCCTGAACAACTTCCTTATTAGTCCCAAGGATAGAAAACACACAAGTGCATATTACATATGTTGCCAAAGGATGAAGCACTTACCGGTGATAGGGGTGATGTAGGCAGGGCAGGGTTTGCCTTCCTTTGGCACCAGTGACCGGGCAGTCTTTTCTCTGTCGAAGAATGAGTAGTCCAGCTTCAGTGGTACAGGGGGAAACACCTACACAGGGCAAAGTTGAATGTCAGAATGTCAATGTCAGAAAATGCATTAAACTGAAATTATGGTCCAACATCATATAGCAACTgcaatgtcctgggttcgaatctggcccaggacctttgtcacatgtcatccccctctctctccaccccagtttttcctatctctctccgCTTTCAATTCTctaataaaaaggtaaaaaatggCCAAAAGAATTATCTGAAAAAAAGAACAGGGGGTTTTACCTGTGTGTATCTGAGTGCCGGGTGGGCTCCTTGCACTGaggtgatggagagaggcagaccCTCCAGCCTCCACAGCTTCCTGCTCAGGTCATCATAAGACTGAACCACCTTcagactctcctcctctccagtgcTAGGCACCTGAAGTGCATAACACTCATtaaacacatgtatacacacacttatactTTTTACATGTGTAAAATCCAACTTTTTATAGGCCAGTGAAACATAACACTGACACCCCCTTTTGGTCAACACCCGCAACTGACAAATATTTTACAGTACCTCACGTCCCATTTTGACGACGTCATCCACCATCGCCCCAACGTATCTCACAGAAGATTCGGGGATATCTGCATGCCTGGTAGAAAAGAATAAACATATTAAAAATAACGCAAGACTGTAAACAAATTGACTTAATTCACTGCCGTTTTCTGTCCAGGCACGGGCCGCCGTGAAACAGGCTGCAATTCGGTTTTTATTGCCCCAAAGAGTCTTCTGTTGTCATCGCTCTgtgctagcgttagctagcttgctaacgtTAAAAACATTCCCTGGTCTGACTGAGAAACGAGACCCGCTACAGAAAACATGAAGCGGGGTAGGAGACGGAGCTCTGTGTGGGACTCCTTTGAACAAATGGGGGACTTTGTCCGCTGCATTAAGTGTGACGCTAAGTTGAAATACTGCGGGGGCACCACCACAATGATTCACCACGTTGCCAAGCACCAAGCGTCCACGACACCGCCGCGGGATGAAAAACCGCCGGCCTCTCAAGTTCAGAGTATCCTGGAGGAGAGTGCAGCTCAGCCAGAAGCCCCAGAGAGCTCACTGGCAGCTTCCAGCACCACTGAACCAGGCGCTGAAAGCAGGGAGAAGAAGCGACCGAGGCGCAGCTCTGTGTGGGACGTTTTCGTCAAAGTGGACAACGAGGTCCACTGCACAATATGCAATACGAAGTTGAAATACATGAGCAGCACCACCAACATGATATATCACATCAAAAACAAGCATCTAAACGCTGCGCCGGATGATGACAAAACACAAGTTGATGAGATATCACATACAGAGGTGACCGGACTTATCTGTAGGATGATAGAGAAGGATTTGCTTCCCATCAGCATGGTTGATGGTGATGGCTTCCGTGAACTACTAAGTTACATTGTGCGTAATTATAAAACGCCATCAGCGGCCGATATTACACACAGTATTGAAGCCCATTTTCAAGACAAGGTGGATGCGCTCAGAGCGCGGCTGGGCTCAGTGGAGATGGTGGCTCTCACCACTGACTGCTGGACCGCACTCCCTGCTGAGAGGTACCTTACAGTGTCCTGTTCCTTCATAACCGAGGACTGGCAGGGGGAGTCAGCTgtactgcagacacacaggataTCCGATGGTCACACTACTACAGACAGCTTCACAGAAAGACTGCTGGACACAGTGGAGACCTGGGGAATCGCCGGGAAAGTGACTGCATGCGTTCATAATAACACACAGAGCATCTTGCCGGTCCATGCATGTTCCCGTGTCACCTGGAACTCTGTTAACTGCTTTGCCAGTACTCTGCAGTTGGCTGTCAATGATGGACTGAGTGATGATCTGCTCAGTGTTGTCGTTGCGGCTGGGAAACTAGTCAAGCACTTCAACCACAACTCACTAGCGAGCAAGGCCCTGGAGCTCAAGCAAGCTCAAATGCTACTGCCACAGCACAAGCTGATCCAGTCGAGCAAAGCCAGATGGGACACTATCTGCGACATGTTTGAACGGCTACTGGAACAACGGTGGGCAATTAAAGCTGTACTGTCTGACCGCATGGTCACCAACCGACAAGAAGCTCTGACCCTTGAGATTGAAGATGATTATTGGCAAATAATAGAAAACTTCACACCTGTACTGGCAACTCTGAAATGGGCAACAACAGTCATGTCTGCTGAAACAGAAGTGTCCATCTCAAACATCTACCCCATCACATTCAGCCTTCTTCAGACTCACCTAGTGGCAAAAGAGCATGACGTCGAACAAGTCTCCGAGTTCAAGTTCAAAGTCCGGGAGTCATTGCGGAAATGCATGGAGGTAGGTATAAACTAACGATGACTTTCAATTTGGGCTCTGAAATATATTTGGCTATGATATTAGTAGAGTATCTGTTGATAAACAAGAGGATCCATGCTGATGATCCTGCATCCTACCTACAGGCTCAACTCTTAAACTGTCATTTCATTTACTGTCCACAGGTCGACTCAAATGACCTAGCCTCCAAACCGGCTCTGATTGCCTCTATGCTGGATCCTCGTCACAAACATCTCAGCTTCCTGACGCCAATGGGGAGACTGGCTGcaaaagtgaaactgcatgaAATGGtttcaaaaacagatgtgattACTACTATTGTGGGCGCTAAGGTTGAAAAGGAGGAGACACTGGTGACGCCTGCTGTTAGCCAGGTGGCTATGCCACCGCAAAAGGGAGGCGACACCAAAAACACCATGATGTTACTCCTCGGAGACAACTACAGTTCCTCCTATGCTACTGACTCTGAGGCTCAGGTAGATTACTATTTGAGAGACATTTCTCCCTCATTGGACATAAACCCTCTTGACTGGTGGAGGGTCAACGGCCCGAGATTCCCCTGTCTGGCACCTTTGGCAAGGCACTATCTATGCATACCTGGGGTATCAGTGCCGTCTTTATTCTCAGCAGCTGGACAAACATTTGCAAGAATGCGTACAAGACTGAGCCCAGAGCATGCTGATATGATGATCTTTCTGAACAAAAATGTGTAGCTTGCCCAGCCCTACATGAGGCAGATGTAAATAGCCTTCCTATAGCTGCTGTCAGTACTGATCAGAGCTATACTTGTATACACTACTACACAGTACCTAAACCTAGTTCACAACATTACACCCAGTAACTTCTAACCTCAGCTATGGTCTAATTAAAAATAGGTTAATTGGATGGCTGATGGCTGTTACCAACACTTtctgaaaaaatgtcttcacaATAGTCTACTTCTGAGAATAAAAACCAGgaggaaacaaaaagaaaactaaagGAAAGATCACCGGCTTGCTCCTTTGTTACCACTGTAGTTCACATATGGGTATTATCAACACGGATAGAATCAATcaactgaccaatcagattgcttggctaaAACTAACCATTATATAAATACCAGTATCCATATTATGCCTGTTTCTTCTCTCAATATAGTGCACCCAGATAAAATACATACAGCTGTAGCAGGTGAGTAATGATCTCTCTGGGCACCAGGCGTTTTTCGCAGGTACTCTCCCCGTTCCACAGCACAGCCTCAGTAATGGCCCCGTCCTGGAAGCGACGCAGCTCAGAGCGAGAGCCCCACAGCTGGCGAAACTCAGCTGCCTAGCAGAAGCATAATACCATCATTATTAATGCCACACTGTCTACACATGGTAATATACGTGTAACTGATAAGGAAACAACACAAAAAGAAACCAGTTTAAAAATCAAGTACAAATTCTATAGTCCCATGgcacttttgaaaaaaaaatgtataagtAGAAATGCTTTCTCAATAGTATTCAGAAAAAGGAGACTTTTCCTTATATCTTGATATGCCTAGTCAAAAACAGAGTACACAGAGCAGTTCTTTCTGAATGCAAGAAAAGGACTGTGAGATGTATGAAAATTCAAGGTTCATATTCGAGTTTACTTTTTACAATAACAAAACTTAAACGTCCTTTTATTAAGTAGATACTAAAGCAAATGTGCTAGTGCTTTCTAGTCCTTTGATAGTGCACTGGTATAGTAGAGTGAAGTGTCTTGACACTTGACTGACCTCACTGACAGCGGCTACGACACCATAGGAAAAAGAAGAAtccccacacccacacacccacacaggaggagagagagacaggtgatgGTACCTTGGGGCTGTCTGCAGGTGGGCCTCTCTCCAGGACAGAGGCTGCCAGCTCCGGCCTTAAGATCAGACCgaaggagaggggaggttgGGCTTTGTGCTTTGGGGCTTCGCTCTCCACCGACCACTGTGACGACACAAAACATGCAAGTTCACCAAATTCAATCGTTTATAGAGACtgtaattaatatttatatGAGTGTAGAGCTTCTCGTGTGCCAACTTCATTATTATAGACTAGTTCAGTGTTTAATTATGATTAATAGATACattaaaaaagtttttaaattgCATCATTTCATTGTGAAATGCATTCATCactttataattttttttatgtttctactaatcaataataattagcCGAACTAGTCTATAATAATTAGGTTGGCACACTGGAAGCTCTACACCTGAGGAGCTTAGGCTGGCTAAATCTATCATCTTTTAAAACACTACTTGGAAATAATCTTTATAGACCTGTTTTTATGTAataattgtgtatttttgtcctcacttttatgttttgtgccttgctttcattgctttttttactgttgttttttactcctTTTTACTCCTCCTGGATATACGAATAAagattatcattattagtagtagtattagtgctTTTTCCAAATCAGAACCTAGTAAAAATAGAAATCTATAAATTACGAACTGAAGCACTCAAAAAGCAGTGCACTTTTCCTGCCGGTTAAATAAGTCAGACACGGGTCAGAATAATACCTGAACGGAGAATGTTACTCACCTCCGggtcaggagagagggagtgggtgaGAAGGCGGATCCTTTCGCCGAGCCCTCGCTGAAGGAGTGACAGAATGAAAGGGAGCGCGGTGTGGACGTAGTTTCCACTGTGGTCCATCAGCTCACTGAGGAGGTTGAGTTTCTTACAGCTGGACTGAAGCTTGACCAGCTCGCATAGCCTGAGCGGGAGACGAAGAGCGCAAAACAGAATTGATGGAAAGCACAAGAGGACAGGAAAGGGAAGCAGAGACCGTGAAAGGAAAACTAacgcagcagcaacacacattTCCTTGTTCCTTCTTCATCAACTGACATGGAAGGAGTGTGACTAATATGTATGAGAAGGTGTCTTGAATGGAACTGGTGTATCTTTAGGACTGGACACAGAAAGGAGAAGGTAACTCTGCCATGGGCTGAGGCTGAGTGTGACAATAGAACAATGGAAGTTAATTGTGACTTGGGGTGTTAGCTATTAGACATAATCAAACAGAGCCATACTGGAAGACGTGGTCGCTTGTCCTTATCATGGGTTTGGGGGTCATGAGGAGAGCGTGGAACCCATCCACCGTAGGGTTGTCCCAGAACTGCATCGACAGAGACGCCTCATGCTGCACCTGAGAACCCATTTGAATactgtcaaccaatcagaagacCTGTCGCTGAAACAACCCCCAATGAAAATCGATCTCGTTTGAACACCATTTTACAGCGTGTACCTGTTTGTAGGTGCAAGCTGTCATATCGGCACACATGTTGAGGTGTCCAGAGGGGTCAACAAACACGACCTGGAAAGCACCCTGGAACTCGGCAAGAGCGGGCTGCAGGGGGAAAAAGattagagaaagagggacaagAACAATGCATTTGTTTCTGGGAGGGAAGAGGTGGTGTGGACAAACTATATCAAAAGGTTTATTGTTTTGGACTGGACCTATAGCACTCACAGCTGTAGAGTCAGGATCTTTGGCGAGGGTAATCCCATTCACTGTCAGGTCCGTGGAGGCTGAGGGTTTGAGTGAGGGATGGATAAGAACACAAAACAGTGATAACAACTGTAAGCCAATGAGCAAAGCTAAGTACAACTATGGCATCAATCCTTTATATGCTTTTGTGGACCGACAAGACAGTTTTCTCACCCAGGAAGTTCAGGCTGTTTCGAAGCAACTGATAGGCTGTCATGCTGTTACTGACTCTGTGAGTGGTCAGGAGATAGGCCAACAGCATTGAAGCCAGGAAGCCATTAAAACAACCAGTGCCCTACGGGAAATTGAGAAAGGGTTACACtgaatacactgtaaaaactatCCAGAGTACACCTATAACATAATGTAGAGGATCCTTGCAATCAAGAGAAAaccttttgaaaaaacaaaccaaacagtAGCAATGAACACTCCCAATAGATAATAACCCGATAATAATACCCGATAATCCACacccaatgataataatataatactttcatgtacacacacgaTGTGCTGGGGAACAAAACCCTGAGGAAGACTTTGGTTGAAACGTCAGGTCTGTACAGGTTTTTGTGCTGGCTctataaaaacatgaattaacTTGAAGAGCAATCTTTGTTTTCAGGGTGTGCTACCCTATTGGGAGTGTTCATAGAACATGTAACACGCTTGGCACCATGCATGCCTCCATGTTGTACCCATAATGTTGATAATGAGAAAGGAAAACTAGGACAGCACTCCAAATTGACTTTTTATTTGCCACACGGACGTTTCGGGCAAGACGCCCTTCTTCAGCGTGTGTATTGGCAATTTCACAATCCATAGACACAGGTGAGGTTAATTATAGATGTCCACAACTGGCACAACAGGTCTATCCCAGCAGGGGGAGTCACAATCACATGATGTAGGTTACTAAAGCATGAAACAATTTATACAAAATAGAAGatcaaaaacaaaagataaaaaacaaacaaaaaacaacacaaattgcATTCACTTcataagaaacaaacaaatgaaatgaatgtaCCCATAATGTTACATTCTGTCAGTTGAAAAGGGAGATTATTGATAAGAGAGAGATCCATTACATGGTCTTACCTGGTCGAGCTCTCTTTGTCGGAGCCAGACTTTGAGCAAGGCCACTCCGTCAGCGAAGGCTGagcactgggagctgacagcaGATAGAAACTGGAGGTGAGCCCTGGGCAGCAGATCCCCAAGAACAGAGCTGTTGTAGTGGGGAGTGGGAGGTTCACTGCTCtctacaaaaacaaacagggacACAAATCTGTCTGGTTAGAAACTGATTCCCCTGCAAAACAAATGTTGAGCAAAGGGACAATCatgagtgatacttc encodes the following:
- the LOC139912565 gene encoding E3 SUMO-protein ligase ZBED1-like, which codes for MKRGRRRSSVWDSFEQMGDFVRCIKCDAKLKYCGGTTTMIHHVAKHQASTTPPRDEKPPASQVQSILEESAAQPEAPESSLAASSTTEPGAESREKKRPRRSSVWDVFVKVDNEVHCTICNTKLKYMSSTTNMIYHIKNKHLNAAPDDDKTQVDEISHTEVTGLICRMIEKDLLPISMVDGDGFRELLSYIVRNYKTPSAADITHSIEAHFQDKVDALRARLGSVEMVALTTDCWTALPAERYLTVSCSFITEDWQGESAVLQTHRISDGHTTTDSFTERLLDTVETWGIAGKVTACVHNNTQSILPVHACSRVTWNSVNCFASTLQLAVNDGLSDDLLSVVVAAGKLVKHFNHNSLASKALELKQAQMLLPQHKLIQSSKARWDTICDMFERLLEQRWAIKAVLSDRMVTNRQEALTLEIEDDYWQIIENFTPVLATLKWATTVMSAETEVSISNIYPITFSLLQTHLVAKEHDVEQVSEFKFKVRESLRKCMEVDSNDLASKPALIASMLDPRHKHLSFLTPMGRLAAKVKLHEMVSKTDVITTIVGAKVEKEETLVTPAVSQVAMPPQKGGDTKNTMMLLLGDNYSSSYATDSEAQVDYYLRDISPSLDINPLDWWRVNGPRFPCLAPLARHYLCIPGVSVPSLFSAAGQTFARMRTRLSPEHADMMIFLNKNV
- the nol6 gene encoding nucleolar protein 6; amino-acid sequence: MKMKTTLAEDAEEMMPSDSPQYEAENGAPVKGKRSKPEEAGGEEEVFRPVKLSRSDLYRPPTAEELNQLKEAENLFHCSLLKMQMEELLKEVALSERRKKQVDSFIQTVTNLLQTVPQSPEVELSDLSWLSGAVKVPFLLVPKASKGKFHMAPPASVNLIGSFPLGTCTKPRITVDLAVTIPADVLHPKDVLNQRYPRKRALYLAGLAQHLTSSSEIGAMRYSCLHGNRLRPLLLLTPPGKDSSSFTVRVHACPPPGFFKPSRFHPQRNNIRTEWYTGLQASQPESSEPPTPHYNSSVLGDLLPRAHLQFLSAVSSQCSAFADGVALLKVWLRQRELDQGTGCFNGFLASMLLAYLLTTHRVSNSMTAYQLLRNSLNFLASTDLTVNGITLAKDPDSTAPALAEFQGAFQVVFVDPSGHLNMCADMTACTYKQVQHEASLSMQFWDNPTVDGFHALLMTPKPMIRTSDHVFQLCELVKLQSSCKKLNLLSELMDHSGNYVHTALPFILSLLQRGLGERIRLLTHSLSPDPEWSVESEAPKHKAQPPLSFGLILRPELAASVLERGPPADSPKAAEFRQLWGSRSELRRFQDGAITEAVLWNGESTCEKRLVPREIITHLLQLHADIPESSVRYVGAMVDDVVKMGREVPSTGEEESLKVVQSYDDLSRKLWRLEGLPLSITSVQGAHPALRYTQVFPPVPLKLDYSFFDREKTARSLVPKEGKPCPAYITPITVICHMEGSGKWPHDRVAIRHIRAAFHISLGQLLSKHHHYTCRPCPTHLDVWKDGLAFRIQVAYHREPQVLRESVNAEGLLVVRDNEEAQALEMATIHRPLLTSTLHGLQQQHPCFGAVCRLAKRWLGAQLFSEDIPEDTADLLVASLFLQPAPFTPPGSPQVGFLRFLHLLSSFDWRNNPLVVNLNNQLTAADYTEIKNDFMASRESLPVMFVATPKDKTLSLWTKQAPSVQMLQRVVMLAAESLKALEPQLMDADQTQDIRVAMRPPLDAYDVLIHLNPKQVPLLSQAVDPPAATFSRGVMSGSVAQSGGALPVIDYSPVSHYLAELREAFGDLALFFCDPYGGTVIAVLWKPKAFSPVPFKTSQMFARHVQVTGEEAHTVPNVEAMLEDFRVMGKGLVKSVEARTEKWAF